The genome window AGGTGCTGGGCCTGGATCCGGCCTTCGCCACGCGCACGCTGGTGCTGTGCCTGCTGGTGGTGGTGCTGGGCGGCGCCGGCTCGGTCAACGGCACCTTCTTCGCCGCCATGCTGCTGGGCATCTGCGACATCGGCAGCAAATACTACGTTCCCGAGTTCGGCGCCTTCATGATCTACGTGCTGATGGCGGTGGTCCTGCTGTACCGGCCGCAAGGCCTCTACAGCCTCGTCGCGCGCAGGAGGGCCGCATGAACGGCAACCCGCTGCGTCCATTGCTGGACCGCTCGCGCTGGCGCGCGCCCGAACTCGTATTCTGGGCGCTCATCATCGCCGCGTTCTTCGCCTTTCCCGATCACCGCAGCCTGGGCGCGCAGGTGCTGGTAACCGGCATCTTCGCGCTGTCGCTCGACATGCTGCTCGGCTACGCGGGCATCGTCACGCTGGGGCATGCCGCGTTCTTCGGCGTGGGCGCGTTCACCGCCGGCTGGCTCGGCAAGTACGGCTGGCACGAACCGGTCTCGGCGCTGGCCATCGCCGCCGCCGTCGCGGCCTGCGCGGGCGCGCTCGGCAGCCGGCTGGTCGTGCGGGGCACCGATCTGAGCCGGCTCATGGTGACGCTGGCCATCGGCCTCGTGTTGTACGAGGCCGCCAACAAGGCCACGGCGGTCACCGGCGGCATCGACGGCCTGCAGGGCATCGAGTTCACGCCGCTGCTCGGCCTCTTCCCGTTCGACCTCATGGGATCGACCGCCTATGTGTATGCGGCCATAGTGGCCTTCGTCACGCTGTACCTCGTGCGCAGGCTGGTCCATTCGCCCTACGGCCTGTCGCTGCATGCCACCCGCATGAACCGCCGCCGCGCGCTGGCGGTGGGCATCGACGACGGCCGCACGCTGGCGATCTCCTACATCGCCTCGGCGGCGGTGGCGGGCATCGCGGGCGCGTTGACGACGCAGATCACGCAATTCATCACCATCGACGCACTGGGTTTCGGCAGGTCGGCCGATATCCTGATCATCGCCGCGCTGGGCGGCGTGGGCTACCTTTACGGGGGCTTCATCGGCGCGCTGGTATTCGTCGTGGGCCGCGACCTGCTGTCCGGCATCAGTCCCGCGTACTGGCATTTCTGGCTCGGCCTGCTGCTGGTGCTGACGATATTCTTCGCGCGTGGCGGCATCATGGGCACCGCCGCGCGGCTCGCCCGGCGCCTGGCGCAAAGGGAGACGCAACGATGATCCAGACCGTCGACCTGTGCAAGCGCTTCGGCGCGCTGGTGGCGACCGACAACGTGAACCTGTCGCTCGCTCCCGGCGACCGGCATGCGCTGATCGGCCCGAACGGCGCCGGCAAGACGACCTTCATCAACCTGTTGACCGGCATGCTGCGCCCGACCTCGGGCCGCGTCCTGCTCGACGGCGCGGACGTGACCGCGGCGGCGCCCGACAAGCGGGTGGATCTGGGACTGGTGCGTACCTTCCAGATCAATACGCTGTTCCTGGACATGACGGTGCTGGAGGCCGTCACGCTGGTCGTGCTGGCGCGCACCGGCGCCGTTCGCTCGCTGTTCGGTTCGCTGCGCGAGCATGAACCGGCGGCCAGCGAAGCCTGGGAACTGCTCGAGCGCATCGGCCTGGCGCCGGATGCGCACCGTCCCGCCCGCCAGCTCGCCTATGGCAGGCAGCGGCTGGTGGAAATCGCGCTCGCCCTGGCGCGCAAGCCCAAGGTGCTGCTGCTGGACGAACCGGCGGCCGGCGTCTCGGCCGCCGACAGCCGCCATGTCTTCACGGTCCTGGATCGCCTGCCCCCGGACATCGCCATTCTTTTGATCGAACACGACATGAACCTCGTCTTCCGCTTCGCGCAGCGCATCTCGGTGCTCGTGGCCGGCCGCCTCATCGCCACGGGGCTACCCGGCGACATCGCTCGCGACCCCCGCGTGCGCGAGGCCTACCTCGGCCAGGCAACGCCCCTGGAGGCGGCATGCCCATGAGCGCACCCCCTCCTGCGGCCGAAAACCACGCGTCCGGCAGCCTGCTGCAACTGGAGCACGTACGCGCCGGCTATGGCGACGCGATGGTGCTGGACGATCTTTCGTTCTCCCTTGGCGCTGGCGACAGCCTGGCGGTGCTCGGCCGCAATGGCGTGGGCAAGACCACCCTGCTCGAAACCTTGATGGGCAACACGCGCATGACGGCCGGACGCCTGCTCTGGCAGGGCCGCGACATCGCCAGGCTGGACGCCTGCCAGCGATCGCGGGCGGGCCTGGGCTGGGTGCCGCAAGAACGCGAGGTGTTCGCATCGCTGACCGTCGAGGAGAACCTGACCGTGGTCGCATGCCGGGGCCCGTGGACCCTGGACCGGGTCTATGGCCTGTTCCCGCGGCTACGCGAGCGGCGCAACAACCTGGGCAACGAACTGTCCGGCGGCGAACAGCAGATGCTGGCCGTCGGCCGCGCGCTCATGACCAACCCGCGCCTGCTCCTGCTGGACGAACCC of Pigmentiphaga sp. H8 contains these proteins:
- a CDS encoding branched-chain amino acid ABC transporter permease, whose translation is MNGNPLRPLLDRSRWRAPELVFWALIIAAFFAFPDHRSLGAQVLVTGIFALSLDMLLGYAGIVTLGHAAFFGVGAFTAGWLGKYGWHEPVSALAIAAAVAACAGALGSRLVVRGTDLSRLMVTLAIGLVLYEAANKATAVTGGIDGLQGIEFTPLLGLFPFDLMGSTAYVYAAIVAFVTLYLVRRLVHSPYGLSLHATRMNRRRALAVGIDDGRTLAISYIASAAVAGIAGALTTQITQFITIDALGFGRSADILIIAALGGVGYLYGGFIGALVFVVGRDLLSGISPAYWHFWLGLLLVLTIFFARGGIMGTAARLARRLAQRETQR
- a CDS encoding ABC transporter ATP-binding protein, with product MIQTVDLCKRFGALVATDNVNLSLAPGDRHALIGPNGAGKTTFINLLTGMLRPTSGRVLLDGADVTAAAPDKRVDLGLVRTFQINTLFLDMTVLEAVTLVVLARTGAVRSLFGSLREHEPAASEAWELLERIGLAPDAHRPARQLAYGRQRLVEIALALARKPKVLLLDEPAAGVSAADSRHVFTVLDRLPPDIAILLIEHDMNLVFRFAQRISVLVAGRLIATGLPGDIARDPRVREAYLGQATPLEAACP
- a CDS encoding ABC transporter ATP-binding protein; the encoded protein is MSAPPPAAENHASGSLLQLEHVRAGYGDAMVLDDLSFSLGAGDSLAVLGRNGVGKTTLLETLMGNTRMTAGRLLWQGRDIARLDACQRSRAGLGWVPQEREVFASLTVEENLTVVACRGPWTLDRVYGLFPRLRERRNNLGNELSGGEQQMLAVGRALMTNPRLLLLDEPMEGLAPIVVEELGAAIIALHTREGMTTIVVEQHPVIALAMASTAIILDRGRIVHRSSSAELRAAPETLDRWLNVAAAE